One genomic region from Candidatus Borkfalkia ceftriaxoniphila encodes:
- a CDS encoding ABC transporter ATP-binding protein: MQEILKVENVRKTFRLSRRQQKIERAESEWKVALDGLSFSAYEGEIFGLLGPNGAGKTTMLRILSTLIKADEGEAYVNGANVKSEPDKVRASLGFMTGELKLEEFFTPNYLFGFFGKLYGMSEEKIAARRRELFEKFGIDKFAEVKVGELSTGMKQKVSLVISIIHDPAIIVFDEPTNGLDVLTAKVVTDFLLELKAQGKSVILSTHIFSLVEKLCDRVGVVIEGKMAACGTLEDLCGGRPLEEVFFEIYERTVGTYDA; the protein is encoded by the coding sequence ATGCAAGAAATTTTAAAGGTGGAAAACGTCCGGAAGACTTTTCGGCTTTCCAGACGGCAGCAAAAGATAGAGCGGGCCGAAAGCGAATGGAAAGTCGCGTTGGACGGGCTGTCTTTTTCGGCGTACGAAGGGGAGATCTTCGGGCTTTTAGGTCCCAACGGCGCGGGCAAGACGACCATGCTGCGCATTCTGTCCACCCTCATCAAGGCGGACGAAGGCGAGGCGTACGTAAACGGCGCAAACGTGAAGAGCGAACCAGACAAGGTGCGCGCCTCGCTCGGCTTTATGACGGGCGAACTCAAACTGGAAGAGTTTTTCACGCCCAATTACCTGTTCGGTTTTTTCGGGAAACTGTACGGCATGAGCGAGGAAAAGATCGCCGCCAGGCGGCGGGAACTGTTCGAAAAATTCGGGATCGATAAATTTGCCGAGGTCAAGGTGGGGGAACTGTCCACGGGCATGAAACAAAAAGTTTCGCTCGTTATCTCCATCATCCACGATCCCGCCATCATCGTATTCGACGAGCCGACCAACGGGCTTGACGTTCTGACCGCCAAGGTCGTCACCGATTTTCTGTTGGAACTCAAAGCGCAGGGCAAGAGCGTCATTCTCTCCACGCACATCTTTTCGCTCGTCGAGAAACTGTGCGACAGGGTTGGCGTGGTCATCGAGGGGAAAATGGCTGCCTGCGGCACGCTGGAAGATCTGTGCGGCGGCCGTCCGCTGGAAGAGGTATTCTTTGAAATTTACGAAAGGACGGTGGGGACATACGATGCGTAA
- a CDS encoding low molecular weight protein-tyrosine-phosphatase, producing MVKVLFVCLGNICRSPMAEFVFKDMLQKQNLSDICLVASAGTSSEEAGNPVHRGTAAQLSMRNISCAGKRARKIVRSDYSEYDYLVGMERRNLADMLSFFGGDPAHKLFRLLDFSESPRDISDPWYTGDFERTYRDVSEGCKCFLEFLRREKKI from the coding sequence ATGGTCAAAGTTTTGTTCGTATGCCTCGGGAATATCTGCCGATCGCCCATGGCGGAATTCGTATTCAAAGATATGCTGCAAAAGCAAAATTTGAGCGACATATGTTTGGTCGCGTCCGCGGGCACTTCTTCCGAAGAAGCGGGAAATCCCGTGCACCGCGGCACCGCCGCGCAACTTTCCATGCGCAACATCTCCTGCGCAGGCAAGCGGGCGCGGAAGATCGTGCGGAGCGATTATTCCGAATACGATTATCTCGTCGGCATGGAACGGCGCAATCTTGCGGATATGCTCTCCTTTTTCGGCGGCGATCCCGCGCATAAACTTTTCCGCCTGCTGGATTTTTCGGAAAGCCCCCGCGACATTTCCGACCCTTGGTACACGGGCGATTTCGAAAGAACCTACCGCGACGTTTCGGAAGGCTGCAAATGTTTTCTCGAATTTTTGCGCCGCGAAAAAAAAATTTAA